The following nucleotide sequence is from Bacteroidales bacterium.
CAGAAAAAAATAAACAACCTGGATGGGTTGGATGTTAAAAATGAATTCTTTAACAGCTGGATTGAAATCAGCGGGTTGCACGACACTAAAATCATTGAATCTGTCGGGCAAACACTTGGCATTAACCCCCTGATACTTGAAGATATTCTCAATACCGAGCACCGGCCTAAATTCGATATTCAGGACGGGCTTTTATTCCTGACTTTGAAAGCTTTTTCATTATCAGAGAGCAGGGAAATACAAATCGAACAGGCAAGCTTTGTCCTTGGTAAAGGATTTCTTGTATCTTTCCAGGAAAGTAACCATTCATGGTTTGACCCGGTCAAGTTCAGGTTAAATAATTCTGTGGGTAAAATCAGGCACCGGGGATTGGATTTTATCCTTTACTCCCTTATTGATGTCATCGTCGACCAGTATTATGCTGTCGCTGAAGAAATCGGCGACAAGCTTGAAGAACTTGAGGAGATGATTTTTGAAAATCCCAGCCAGCAGCTGATAGAAAAGAACCGGTTAATCAAAAAAGAAATTATTACCATCCGTAAAGCTCTCACTCCTTTGCTCGAAGCGATCAGTAAGCTGAACAGGGATGAACCTGAACTGATAGAAGAGGAGGTCATGCGGTATTATGATGACGTTCATGATCACATCGTTCAAATCATCGATTACATCGACACTTACCGCGAATTAAGTGCAGAACTCAAAGAAAGTTACCTGTCAAATATCACCCTGAGGATGAACCAGATCATGAAATTATTGACGATCATTACAACCATTTTTATCCCCCTGACATTTATTGCAGGGATTTATGGTATGAATTTTGAAAATATGCCCGAACTTTACTGGAAATACGGGTATTTCTGTGTTTTGGCTGTCATGTTTACCATCATGGCAGGAATGGTCATTTATTTCAGTCGAAAGAAGTGGATTTAAACCAAAAACTATGGGCATCATAAAGGATTTTAAAGCATTTGCCATGAGGGGCAATGTCATTGACCTGGCTGTGGCGGTGGTAATTGGCGGTGCATTTGGGCAGATCGTAGCATCTTTTGTCAACGATATCCTGATGCCACCTCTTGGACTTTTAATGGGTGGTGTTGATTTTAAAGACCTTAAAACCACCTTAAAAGAAGGTACGGACGCCATTCCTGCTGTTACATGGAATTACGGTATGTTCATCCAGAATATTATCGATTTCCTGATCATTGCATTTGCGATTTTCATAATGGTCAGAGCAATTGCGAAAATCCAGCGGATGAAAGCTCAGGAACCAGCACCACAACCTCCGCCGCCTGAACCGACCAATGAGGAAAAACTGTTGACGGAGATCAGGGACTTATTAAAAAAATGAAAATTCAATCAGAACTTTAAAATCTAATTCACCCTGCAAACCATTCCCTTGAGGTACAGTCCTTCCGGGAAATTAAGCGCGACCGGGTGGTCGGGTCCTTGCGAAAGGTATTCCAGCACATAAGCTTCCCGGCCGGCATCAATGGCAGCATCGGCGACAATTTTCTGGAAAAGATCGGGTTTAACATAACCGGAGCAGGAAAAGGTGATCAGGATGCCACCGGGACGTAATAGTTTGAAAGCAAGCAGGTTGATATCTTTATAGCCTCTTGTGCCGCCGCTTAACTGGCTTGCTGAAGCCACAAACTTAGGCGGGTCAAGGACGATAAGGTCAAACTGACGCCTGCTATCGCGAAATGTCCGTAAAAGGTTGAATACATCTTCCTGGATAAATTCGATGTTATCCATATCGGCCTCATTCAATTGGAAATTCTGCCTGGCAAGATCAAGGGTTTCCTGAGAAGTATCAACATTAGTCACATGGGATGATTTGCCTACGCTGGCTGCTATACCAAATCCGCCTGTATAGGAAAATGCGTTAAGGACTTCTTTATTTTCCGCATATTTCATCAACAGGGCCCTGTTTTGCCTCTGGTCAAGGTAGAAACCCGTTTTATGGCCATTATAAACGTCAACCAGGAAATGGAGTGGGCCTTCTTTAATCGGGATAAGGGGCGGAGGCGCATCGCCTGTCAATGTCATGACACTGTCCTGATATCCTTCTTTCAGCCGGCTATCCGAATCCGACCGCTCAAAAATCCCGCTGCATGGCCATTGCGCTTTTAACTGGCTAACTATTTCATCCTTCCAATACTCGGCCCCCGCCGACAGAAACTGGCAGACCAGGAAATCATCATAACGGTCCACAATTACCCCCGGAAGGCCGTCAGATTCGGCAAAAATCAACCTGTATGCATTGGTTCCAGCAAGGTCAGCGATATCCTTCCTTAATGCAATGGCACCTGTAATTCGATTTTTAATAAGATCCTGATCGACATGCTCATCCAGGTTAAAACTCAGGATCCGGACCCTTATCTGAGATTTTGAAGAATAACTGCCCCTTGCCATCCATTGTCGGTCGATTGTAAAAACCTCAACTGTCTGCCCATCAACAGGACTGCCTTCCACACTTTTTATTGCTCCGGAAAAAATCCAGGGATGGCGGCGAAGAAGAGACCCTTCTCGACCGGAATTTAGTGTTATTTTTACAAATTGGTTCATCTACATTGGCTGGTTTTCAGGTTTTGCATCAAAAGTATCTAAAAACAGTGAACAGTGAACACCATTAATTCCGACCCCGTGCCTGATTCAATCACGATAAGGTTTTATGAGGAATTGAATGACTTCCTTCATTATTCCAGAAGGAAGAAAGCTTTTAATTTCACATTAACGGGAAAAAGGACTATCAAAGATATCATCGAAGCATTAGGTGTTCCGCATACGGAAGTCGATCTGATTCTTGCCAACCAAAAGCCTGTTCAATTCGATTACCATCCAAATAACGATGACTATATTTCTGTCTACCCGGTCTTTGAAGCAATCGACATCACAAGCATCAACTTGCTGCGGCCAAGGCCGCTCCGTGAACCAAAATTCATTCTTGATGTGCACCTTGGTACTCTGGCCAAATATCTCAGGTTACTCGGGTTCGATACCCTTTACAGGAATAACTTTGAAGATGCTGAAATAATAAACCTTTCTGTATCAGAACAGCGGATCATACTTACCCGCGACTTGCTAATCCTGAAAAACGGAAAGGTGACCCATGGTTATTTCGTGAGGGAAACCATCCCTATGAAACAGCTCCGGGAAATCGTCACGCGATTTGACCTGAAGGACCAGATCAAAATCAGGACTTGAGCTGATAAAGTTTCCACCATGGTGTTCTTGGGGATTCATGGTGCTCACGGTGGTATCCGAAGAAATAGCAGGACAACATGGCAAGCAAGTGAACCTTCCTGAGGGTTCGGGCCCTGTGAGGGCCCATCTTAGCAGTATGGGGCATCCGGTGCGGCACAAAAGTTCCAAAATAGAATAGTTGAAAGGTGCTGAGAACTGCTGGTATCACCCAGAAAAAAATAATGGACCAATCTGTGAACCATATCTTCAAAATATTATACAGGGCCGCCATGATCACCAGTTGTATCCAGGTAAGATAGTGAACCATAAAACGGAACCACCAGACAAAAAAGTTCTGCGATTTGAATGAATAGTCGGGGTCCTTTTCAGTACCCGGATACATGTGATGCAACCCATGGTAGCGTATCAGTGTCCTGTACCACATCCCTGCATATAAAAAAACAGAAGTATACCCGATGGCCTGGTTAACCAACCTGTTTCGTGAAACAGTTCCATGCATGGCATCATGTCCGGTTATGAAAAGCCCGGTAAAAAAGTAAGTCTGCAGTAAAATATGAAGGTAGAAAAAAGGTGAGAGATAATTTATTTCTACCAGTGCAAGCGAATATAAGAGATGCGCGGCCCAAATCAGAATGATGCTTATGGCAATCAGAATACCCATTCAGGAAAAATGAAAAATAATATTTAAAATGATGAAAAACATGAATTGAATGATAAACAGCGCCGGAGCAATTTTGTTCTTAATATTTCCCACACTTCTGTCAAGGATTATAAGCAGGATCATGGCAGTGAGGAACCATCCGGTATAATTCTGCATGGGGACCGCTTCACCATACCAGTTCCACATATCCAGCCTGATGGCAACCGGTTCGAGGGCTATGTCGTAAAGGACCATCAAAGCCGAGCCAAACAGGTATCTCAGCCAGCGATTACCTGTGAAAATACCGGTCAATGCCCAGCAGGAGTAAATCAGTAATAACCAGTTAATCCCGATCATCAGCGGTGTATTCCAGAGCTTGATCCCGAGGGTCTTCCCATAAACATAATCACCAAAAATGGCACCTGAGTTCACGCCGATCGATTCTATCGTGTAACCTATTAAATAGATCACCAATCCTGTCAGGTAAATCCTCAAATCTGCTTTTTCATGAAAAAGCCACAGAAAGTAAAGGCTGAACAGCAGGGTGAATGGCACCAGTGCCTGGAATAAGGGTTGTGTCTTGTTGATAGATAAGCCCATAAGACCGACCAGGTAGTAGACGCAAAGAATTAAAATAGTTGCTACCGGGTACTTTCTTACATTTTCTATCATCAGTTTATTTTTTTTATTGAAGGAATCATATCGGCCACGATTTTTGCGGAAGAAAGGCACAGCGGGATACCGCCGCCAGGATGAACGCTCCCGCCTGTATAATACAATCCCCTGATTTTCGAAAAGTTAGGATGACGCTGGAAAGCTGCCCAAATCGTATTGGAGCTGTTCCCATAAAGCGAACCCCGGTAGGAAGCCGTTTTCTCTTCGATTCCACGAGGATCCAGGATAAATTCAAATTTCCGGTGTTGACTTATGTCAATTCCTGTTATCCTTTTTATCTTCTTTTCAATCTGGCCTCTTACATCGTTAATCATAAGATCCCAATCCTGGCCGACATTTTCCGGTGTATTGATCATAACGAACCAATTTTCGCAGCCCGCGGGCGCATCTTCAGCCACTACCTTGCTGCTGATGAAAATATAAACGGTCGGGTCGGAATGAAGGGTTCTCAGGTTGAAAAGACAATTGAATTCCTGCTGATAATCAGCTGAAAAAAGGATATTATGCAGGTCTAATCCGGGTGATTCCGTTTCCATGCCCCAGTAAAATATCAAGGCAGAAGTCGACCGTTCATGCCGAAACCATTTCTCAGGGAAAGGCAATTTCTTTAAC
It contains:
- a CDS encoding class I SAM-dependent methyltransferase, with the protein product MNQFVKITLNSGREGSLLRRHPWIFSGAIKSVEGSPVDGQTVEVFTIDRQWMARGSYSSKSQIRVRILSFNLDEHVDQDLIKNRITGAIALRKDIADLAGTNAYRLIFAESDGLPGVIVDRYDDFLVCQFLSAGAEYWKDEIVSQLKAQWPCSGIFERSDSDSRLKEGYQDSVMTLTGDAPPPLIPIKEGPLHFLVDVYNGHKTGFYLDQRQNRALLMKYAENKEVLNAFSYTGGFGIAASVGKSSHVTNVDTSQETLDLARQNFQLNEADMDNIEFIQEDVFNLLRTFRDSRRQFDLIVLDPPKFVASASQLSGGTRGYKDINLLAFKLLRPGGILITFSCSGYVKPDLFQKIVADAAIDAGREAYVLEYLSQGPDHPVALNFPEGLYLKGMVCRVN
- a CDS encoding fatty acid desaturase, with product MGILIAISIILIWAAHLLYSLALVEINYLSPFFYLHILLQTYFFTGLFITGHDAMHGTVSRNRLVNQAIGYTSVFLYAGMWYRTLIRYHGLHHMYPGTEKDPDYSFKSQNFFVWWFRFMVHYLTWIQLVIMAALYNILKIWFTDWSIIFFWVIPAVLSTFQLFYFGTFVPHRMPHTAKMGPHRARTLRKVHLLAMLSCYFFGYHREHHESPRTPWWKLYQLKS
- the corA gene encoding magnesium/cobalt transporter CorA; its protein translation is MKSRKKNNHPNRRDPALRGKRVSGKTGLPPGSLIHIGKVLTDSVKINLTEFNSAEIYQKKINNLDGLDVKNEFFNSWIEISGLHDTKIIESVGQTLGINPLILEDILNTEHRPKFDIQDGLLFLTLKAFSLSESREIQIEQASFVLGKGFLVSFQESNHSWFDPVKFRLNNSVGKIRHRGLDFILYSLIDVIVDQYYAVAEEIGDKLEELEEMIFENPSQQLIEKNRLIKKEIITIRKALTPLLEAISKLNRDEPELIEEEVMRYYDDVHDHIVQIIDYIDTYRELSAELKESYLSNITLRMNQIMKLLTIITTIFIPLTFIAGIYGMNFENMPELYWKYGYFCVLAVMFTIMAGMVIYFSRKKWI
- a CDS encoding Mut7-C ubiquitin/RNAse domain-containing protein; translated protein: MNTINSDPVPDSITIRFYEELNDFLHYSRRKKAFNFTLTGKRTIKDIIEALGVPHTEVDLILANQKPVQFDYHPNNDDYISVYPVFEAIDITSINLLRPRPLREPKFILDVHLGTLAKYLRLLGFDTLYRNNFEDAEIINLSVSEQRIILTRDLLILKNGKVTHGYFVRETIPMKQLREIVTRFDLKDQIKIRT
- the mscL gene encoding large-conductance mechanosensitive channel protein MscL; translated protein: MGIIKDFKAFAMRGNVIDLAVAVVIGGAFGQIVASFVNDILMPPLGLLMGGVDFKDLKTTLKEGTDAIPAVTWNYGMFIQNIIDFLIIAFAIFIMVRAIAKIQRMKAQEPAPQPPPPEPTNEEKLLTEIRDLLKK
- a CDS encoding carotenoid biosynthesis protein, yielding MIENVRKYPVATILILCVYYLVGLMGLSINKTQPLFQALVPFTLLFSLYFLWLFHEKADLRIYLTGLVIYLIGYTIESIGVNSGAIFGDYVYGKTLGIKLWNTPLMIGINWLLLIYSCWALTGIFTGNRWLRYLFGSALMVLYDIALEPVAIRLDMWNWYGEAVPMQNYTGWFLTAMILLIILDRSVGNIKNKIAPALFIIQFMFFIILNIIFHFS